One window from the genome of Yarrowia lipolytica chromosome 1B, complete sequence encodes:
- a CDS encoding uncharacterized protein (Compare to YALI0B09647g, similar to Saccharomyces cerevisiae PUT2 (YHR037W); ancestral locus Anc_5.308, similar to uniprot|P07275 Saccharomyces cerevisiae YHR037W Delta-1-pyrroline-5-carboxylate dehydrogenase mitochondrial precursor (EC 1.5.1.12) (P5C dehydrogenase)) — MLRSVSKFRAPLARSCRSFTTIGVPGTPGNGTFSIPEIKNEPVRDFEPGSKDRQGVLNSLKTIKESVHEIPVVIAGRKYWSEKTGSQYNPYDKKEIAKVSQATPEDVTFAIETAMGAKKEWANASFADRAAVFLKAAELIAGKYRYDMLAATMIGQGKNVYQAEIDTTCELADFLRFNVKYAQELYQVQPAENSPGVWNRAEYRALDGFVYAVTPFNFTAIAANLVGAPALMGNTVVWKPSAAAVLSNYYLYQILIEAGLPEGVVSFVPGNAQEVTKTVLGSEDFASLHFTGSTGVFQTLNQEIAAHLPEYNSYPRIVGETGGKNYHLIHPTADLSHAVKSTVRGAFEYQGQKCSACSRAYVPENMWEDFKKEIQAEVKNVTVGDATTPEGFASFAGPVIHQQSFDKLKGVIDAAKKDDSLELVAGGKYDDSKGFYVEPTIYVTRDPDHPNLKTEFFGPILTVCLYDEVKFLETCEVVDKTTKYGLTGAIFASDRYVISQASERLRYSAGNFYINDKCTGAVVGQQWFGGGRQSGTNDKAGSGNILSRFVSIRNIKENFRETDNILYPSNYN, encoded by the coding sequence ATGCTCCGATCCGTTTCGAAATTCAGAGCTCCCCTCGCCCGATCTTGTCGATCCTTCACCACCATTGGAGTGCCTGGTACCCCAGGAAACGGTACCTTCTCCATCCCTGAAATCAAGAACGAGCCCGTCCGAGACTTTGAGCCGGGATCCAAGGACCGCCAGGGCGTCCTCAACTCCCTGAAGACAATCAAGGAGTCTGTGCACGAGATCCCCGTCGTCATTGCCGGCCGAAAGTACTGGTCCGAGAAGACCGGATCCCAGTACAACCCctacgacaagaaggagatcgCCAAGGTGTCCCAGGCCACCCCCGAGGACGTGACCTTCGCCATCGAGACCGCCATGGGCGCCAAGAAGGAATGGGCCAACGCCTCCTTCGCCGACCGAGCCGCCGTCTTCCTCAAGGCCGCTGAGCTCATCGCTGGCAAGTATCGATACGACATGCTTGCTGCCACCATGATTGGCCAGGGCAAGAACGTGTACCAGGCCGAGATCGACACCACCTGCGAGCTGGCCGACTTCCTGCGATTCAACGTTAAGTACGCCCAGGAGCTCTACCAGGTCCAACCCGCCGAGAACTCGCCCGGCGTGTGGAACCGAGCTGAGTACCGAGCCCTCGACGGTTTCGTCTACGCCGTCACCCCCTTCAACTTCACCGCTATCGCTGCCAACCTGGTTGGTGCCCCCGCCCTCATGGGTAACACTGTCGTGTGGAAGCCCTCTGCCGCCGCCGTGCTCTCCAACTACTACCTCTACCAGATTCTGATTGAGGCCGGTCTGCCCGAGGGAGTCGTCTCCTTTGTGCCTGGTAACGCCCAGGAGGTGACCAAGACCGTTCTTGGCTCCGAGGACTTTGCTTCTCTGCACTTCACCGGCTCTACTGGTGTCTTCCAGACTCTTAACCAGGAGATTGCTGCCCACCTGCCCGAGTACAACTCCTACCCCCGAATTGTTGGTGAGACTGGAGGAAAGAACTACCATCTCATTCACCCTACTGCCGACCTGTCCCACGCTGTCAAGTCCACCGTCCGAGGTGCCTTTGAGtaccagggccagaagTGCTCTGCCTGCTCCCGAGCCTACGTCCCCGAGAACATGTGGGAggacttcaagaaggagatccAGGCCGAAGTCAAGAACGTGACCGTCGGTGATGCCACCACCCCCGAGGGCTTTGCATCTTTTGCCGGTCCCGTCATTCATCAGCAGTCCtttgacaagctcaagggtGTCATCGatgctgccaagaaggacgactcTCTCGAGCTGGTCGCCGGAGGCAAGTACGACGACTCCAAGGGCTTCTACGTCGAGCCCACCATCTACGTGACCCGGGATCCCGATCACCCCAACCTCAAGACCGAGTTCTTCGGCCCCATTCTCACCGTCTGCCTGTACGACGAGGTCAAGTTCCTCGAGACCTGCGAGGTTGtcgacaagaccaccaagTACGGACTCACCGGCGCCATCTTCGCCTCCGACCGATACGTCATCTCCCAGGCTTCCGAGCGACTGCGATACTCCGCTGGAAACTTCTACATCAACGACAAGTGCACTGGTGCCGTTGTTGGCCAGCAGTGGTTCGGAGGAGGCCGACAGTCCGGAACCAACGACAAGGCTGGTTCCGGCAACATTCTGTCTCGATTTGTTTCTATCCGAaacatcaaggagaactTCCGAGAGACCGACAACATCCTCTACCCttccaactacaactaa
- a CDS encoding uncharacterized protein (Compare to YALI0B09669g, similar to uniprot|Q96V37 Pichia pastoris Ceramide glucosyltransferase) → MDIKSIVVSTATAIATATATAIASASPTTSDTYALPTHTPALSSATSTAGTITGWICLVWYCLIIFLSTVGITLVYKRNTVADAPRSPSMTNPPGVSILRPLKGIDPEMETCLMAAFEQDYPLFEIIFAVEMADDPAIPIVEQLIARYPNVDARLLVGSAHYGPNPKVNNLVKAYQRAKYDIVWVLDANVWVTRSAMARSVDKFIENRTVELVHHLPVCVAIDDGVGAELDEMFMLTAHSKFYTAINWAALAPCVMGKSNMYRRSSLNKAAKSFNPSTFNPFTQWAAMSAAKVVQPAVGGNPESLAISPPTAESQTISSSAVHSTTPHSRSNSPTHDTEENTGLQQFAKYIAEDNMIAEALWGEGGRTAMTSDSVVQPLAKVTLAGYVQRRVRWLRVRKFMVLAATLLEPTTESILCGIIGSVGYSLIFKGGYFSWPFFFIHMALWCLSDYFHFHNLLSFSNLDRPKPNQTIPYFAKRFYTNKHQLNTPSLLGKGKNVNGPFESRFALHWISVWLLRESLALPIWTMAMLGQQVFWRNKPFRINADLSAEEIDLN, encoded by the coding sequence ATGGACATCAAATCGATAGTCGTCTCGACAGCTACGGCAATAGCTACAGCCACGGCGACCGCTATAGCGTCGGCCTCCCCAACAACAAGTGACACATACGCATTACCAACTCACACACCAGCGCTCTCTTCAGCAACGTCGACAGCTGGCACTATCACAGGATGGATCTGTCTGGTGTGGTACTGTCTCATCATTTTTCTCAGCACGGTTGGAATCACGTTGGTGTACAAACGCAACACGGTGGCCGATGCTCCACGGTCCCCCTCAATGACCAATCCTCCGGGCGTGTCCATTTTGCGTCCGCTCAAGGGCATTGATCCCGAAATGGAAACGTGTCTGATGGCTGCGTTTGAGCAGGATTACCCTCTATTTGAGATCATCTTCGCCGTGGAGATGGCCGATGATCCAGCCATCCCCATTGTAGAACAGCTCATTGCGCGCTACCCCAATGTGGATGCCCGTCTTCTGGTCGGATCAGCCCACTATGGACCCAACCCCAAGGTCAACAATCTGGTCAAGGCGTACCAGCGGGCCAAGTACGACATTGTCTGGGTTCTAGACGCCAACGTGTGGGTCACCCGATCTGCCATGGCCCGATCCGTTGACAAATTCATCGAAAACCGCACCGTGGAACTCGTCCACCACCTGCCTGTCTGTGTGGCCATTGACGATGGCGTGGGAGCCGAGCTCGACGAAATGTTCATGCTCACAGCCCACTCCAAGTTCTACACGGCCATCAATTGGGCCGCTCTGGCTCCCTGCGTCATGGGCAAGTCCAACATGTACCGTCGAAGCTCGCTCAacaaggctgccaagaGCTTCAATCCCAGCACATTCAACCCCTTCACGCAATGGGCAGCCATGAGCGCTGCCAAGGTCGTGCAGCCGGCTGTGGGTGGCAATCCCGAATCGCTGGCAATCTCGCCTCCTACTGCCGAGTCTCAGAccatctcgtcgtcggcagTGCACTCCACGACGCCTCATTCGCGGTCAAACTCGCCTACCCACGATACAGAAGAGAACACGGGTCTGCAGCAGTTTGCAAAGTATATTGCTGAAGACAATATGATCGCTGAGGCTCTGTGGGGAGAGGGTGGACGAACGGCCATGACCAGTGACTCGGTCGTGCAACCCCTGGCCAAAGTGACTCTGGCAGGCTATGTCCAGCGACGAGTTCGTTGGCTGCGAGTCAGAAAGTTCATGGTTCTGGCCGCCACTCTGCTGGAACCCACCACTGAGTCCATTCTTTGTGGAATCATCGGCTCAGTGGGCTACTCGCTCATCTTCAAGGGCGGCTATTTCTCctggcccttcttcttcatccaTATGGCTCTGTGGTGTCTGTCTGACTACTTCCATTTCCACAACCTGCTCAGTTTCAGCAACCTGGACCGCCCCAAGCCGAACCAGACCATTCCCTACTTTGCCAAGCGGTTctacaccaacaagcaTCAGCTCAACACCCCTAGTCTGCTgggcaagggcaagaacGTAAATGGGCCCTTCGAGTCGCGTTTCGCGCTCCACTGGATCTCCGTCTGGCTACTCAGAGAGTCCTTAGCCCTGCCCATCTGGACCATGGCCATGCTTGGTCAGCAGGTTTTCTGGAGAAACAAGCCGTTCCGGATCAATGCAGACCTGTCTGCCGAAGAGATTGATCTCAATTGA
- a CDS encoding uncharacterized protein (Compare to YALI0B09713g, weakly similar to uniprot|P07272 Saccharomyces cerevisiae YLR014C Pyrimidine pathway regulatory protein 1, similar to Saccharomyces cerevisiae PPR1 (YLR014C); ancestral locus Anc_5.235) translates to MKRKMEEDIPTPTEPPSAKQPRQSMARSVSACVRCRKRKSKCDQKFPSCSRCLAAGVVCMGLDAATKREIPRSYVSHLESRIAALEGKLDDAGIDYSDLDTPAASVPIPKPIQTTGTATTPTTSSTATHEDGKNTAPVADLMENVEKASRASHSSTGQDLSFAKLLLTAVKLRAKTKSDRTTPTTTQTQYEACKTLPSKRDAEKRLSQYFCQANSQIPIFHRELFIKNYFVPIYGPFSPGISLASDYTTVEVDAGEAQPVEQPIITSDTPQIPLYFLFIVFGCATSVHQQLYPAGVSESYHQAAMEHIDSAFASANRLEALQAMLVLCLFSIMRPTVPGVWYTLSMALRLCIDLGLHIETSNNRVTDGFDLDMRRRLFWCTYMLDRQICVYLGRPFGIPEDSIRVPFFSELDDSLIVPRNNVDYSLMTSPGGIKSYKYISLAFARVRQIQAEIQRMMFEFTEIPRRFATFADWFQDVCTRLDEWMDSCPNTNLQTNCGFTTTFFALNYHQSRLLLYGVGPKNPSPSAYSLECVLEASKGIMTKYHSLHQIMSINYTWVAVHNLFIAGTCFLYAVYNSLVSGQQLISREDYETVSKQCVVVLDSLIGRCNAAQVCHDTFELLSAAVFKMCFKGGSVLRKVSKDGLVEVIQNHDKRFSHLGALVEQVPDNWNDDRRKKHQKPVEVPVPDLDDFFKEAQNPPNMEMTASLEEPLPYAYSGEVSPQQEDLYSLMSEVPLGSIWDQYFKEGAGGGPR, encoded by the coding sequence ATGAAACGAAAAATGGAGGAAGATATACCTACGCCGACCGAGCCACCGTCAGCCAAACAGCCGCGACAATCAATGGCGCGCTCGGTGTCGGCGTGTGTTCGGTGCAGAAAACGAAAGTCGAAATGTGACCAAAAGTTCCCGTCGTGTTCACGGTGTCTGGCGGCGGGAGTGGTGTGTATGGGGCTGGACGCGGCCACCAAACGCGAGATTCCTCGAAGCTACGTGTCGCATTTGGAGTCGCGTATAGCGGCGCTGGAGGGCAAGTTGGACGACGCCGGAATCGATTACTCCGATCTAGATACCcctgctgcttctgtcCCCATCCCCAAGCCGATCCAAACAACAGGAACAGCTACCACGCCAACCACGTCTTCGACAGCTACCCACGAAGACGGCAAAAACACAGCGCCTGTGGCAGATCTCATGGAAAATGTTGAAAAGGCGTCACGTGCCAGCCACTCTAGCACAGGACAGGATCTGTCGTTTGCAAAACTGCTGTTGACGGCCGTCAAGCTCAGAGCAAAGACAAAAAGCGACAGAACCACGCCGACAACGACCCAGACCCAATACGAGGCATGTAAGACGTTGCCGAGCAAAAGGGACGCCGAAAAACGCCTCTCGCAGTACTTTTGCCAGGCCAATTCTCAGATTCCCATTTTCCACCGCGAACTGTTCATCAAAAACTACTTTGTGCCAATTTATGGCCCCTTCAGTCCAGGAATCAGTTTGGCTTCAGACTATACGACTGTTGAAGTCGATGCTGGTGAAGCTCAGCCAGTAGAACAGCCAATAATCACGTCAGATACACCCCAGATTCCACTCTACTTTCTGTTCATCGTGTTTGGATGCGCAACGAGCGTGCACCAACAACTGTACCCCGCGGGAGTGAGTGAATCGTACCACCAAGCAGCCATGGAACATATAGACTCTGCGTTTGCCAGTGCTAATCGTCTGGAAGCGCTACAAGCCATGCTGGtgctctgtctcttctccatcatgcGTCCCACCGTTCCAGGAGTCTGGTACACTCTTAGTATGGCCCTGAGACTGTGCATAGATCTGGGCTTGCACATTGAGACTTCCAACAACCGAGTGACCGACGGGTTCGACCTCGATATGCGAAGACGGCTCTTTTGGTGCACGTATATGCTTGATCGGCAAATCTGTGTCTACCTAGGCCGCCCCTTTGGCATTCCCGAAGACTCGATCCGAgtgcccttcttctccgagcTCGACGATTCGCTCATTGTGCCTCGAAACAACGTCGATTACTCGCTTATGACGTCGCCAGGCGGTATCAAGTCGTATAAGTACATTTCTCTGGCTTTTGCAAGGGTCAGACAGATCCAGGCCGAGATCCAACGCATGATGTTTGAGTTCACCGAGATTCCACGACGGTTTGCGACGTTTGCAGACTGGTTTCAGGACGTGTGTACCCGGCTGGACGAGTGGATGGACTCGTGTCCAAACACAAACTTGCAGACCAACTGCGGTTTCACCACCACGTTTTTTGCACTCAATTACCACCAATCGCGTCTCCTGTTGTATGGAGTGGGCCCCAAGAacccttctccttcagcTTACTCTCTGGAATGTGTGCTAGAGGCTAGCAAGGGCATCATGACCAAGTACCACAGTCTACACCAGATCATGTCTATCAACTACACGTGGGTGGCTGTTCACAACCTGTTTATTGCCGGTACATGCTTTCTTTATGCCGTGTATAACTCGTTGGTGTCTGGCCAGCAGCTAATTAGCAGAGAAGACTACGAAACGGTGTCTAAACAGTGTGTGGTGGTTCTGGATTCGCTGATTGGCCGATGTAATGCTGCTCAGGTGTGCCATGACACCTTTGAGCTCCTCTCTGCAGCAGTATTCAAAATGTGCTTCAAGGGAGGCAGTGTGCTTCGCAAAGTGAGCAAAGATGGACTAGTGGAAGTGATCCAAAACCACGACAAGCGGTTCAGCCACCTGGGAGCGCTGGTGGAACAGGTTCCCGACAACTGGAACGACGATAGAAggaaaaaacaccaaaagCCTGTGGAGGTGCCTGTGCCTGACCTTGACGACTTTTTCAAGGAGGCTCAAAACCCGCCCAATATGGAGATGACGgcgtctctggaggagcctcTGCCGTATGCATACTCGGGAGAAGTCTCGCCACAGCAGGAGGACTTATACTCGCTCATGAGTGAGGTTCCTCTGGGAAGTATCTGGGATCAGTATTTTAAGGAGGGCgcaggaggaggtcctAGGTAG
- a CDS encoding uncharacterized protein (Compare to YALI0B09735g, weakly similar to uniprot|Q6C4Q3 Yarrowia lipolytica YALI0E24585g): protein MDTPDASETRANVLDLISTLGRHRAEHEEQLLIDLMASMEKFNKSMKGLIAEIPFCPSATYAECCDRALQLRTGYDYIRDTERASRNAMLDKLQEHLSVLDKMSQVLAAYGEETELVQVKLKWDLINQNATGFAQQEQIMLQTGLLKIMRGCENEAGRRQFWEDHLAPFGNHVVLDRTVRPICMTSSDATRPESTASIGSYLPQEIMRLIYEAADLETCVSLREVSSAWYTAFQEVDFRAQMKARNPWTEPVDDFNSWTDCVLVFVARLRSWQSAESVDDIDVSAKKEERRTVIGLEIKGDEPLPSNFTGLTDNSGDILTESIKVGGDEHTYVRSQLTLESLEHEVFPVVVAEDHDKTVIKCRDLEVTLPPSIKSQDFLEFEPLTITESFVALYLNTGQVYAVPRDKPHFDHGFYFHGTSEEPREMGGVLVTTETLREWRQTDRRQFWLANLETRQMVDYAAVSQDSSPVASYNGLIWWKKGVPSRQFVVPTFVDLASPDRVYYRADSAITGLTSLQTRQGSVSRNSTQFVLGKTGLISGLHVIDLASGIVTDIVTPRDWQRQNHIEVFAGFVDYNFQARIMGAEEIRDMHHEVLQQMEGQR, encoded by the coding sequence ATGGATACCCCAGATGCCAGTGAAACCCGAGCTAACGTGTTGGATCTCATCTCTACTCTCGGAAGACACAGGGCCGAGCATGAAGAGCAGCTGCTCATTGACCTAATGGCAAGCATGGAGAAATTCAACAAGTCCATGAAGGGGCTGATCGCGGAGATTCCCTTCTGTCCAAGCGCTACGTATGCGGAATGCTGTGATCGGGCCCTTCAGCTCAGGACAGGCTACGATTACATACGGGACACAGAAAGGGCTAGTCGAAACGCCATGCTGGATAAACTGCAAGAGCATCTTTCCGTGCTGGATAAGATGAGCCAGGTACTTGCTGCCTACGGGGAAGAGACGGAGCTAGTTCAGGTCAAACTCAAGTGGGATCTCATTAACCAAAATGCAACAGGATTCGCCCAGCAGGAACAAATCATGTTGCAAACCGGTCTGTTGAAAATCATGCGCGGCTGTGAGAACGAAGCTGGTCGCCGGCAGTTTTGGGAAGACCATCTGGCACCATTTGGAAACCACGTGGTACTGGACAGAACGGTAAGGCCGATCTGCATGACCTCTTCAGATGCCACCAGACCTGAAAGCACCGCAAGCATCGGCTCCTATCTTCCCCAGGAAATCATGAGATTGATCTATGAAGCTGCCGACCTAGAAACATGTGTCAGTCTTCGGGAAGTCAGCTCAGCATGGTACACCGCGTTCCAAGAGGTCGATTTCCGAGCCCAGATGAAGGCTCGGAACCCGTGGACCGAACCCGTGGATGACTTCAACTCATGGACAGAttgtgtgttggtgtttgttGCTCGTCTCCGATCATGGCAGTCGGCAGAGTCCGTAGACGACATTGACGTGTCTgcaaagaaggaggaacGCAGAACTGTCATAGGACTCGAAATCAAAGGTGATGAACCCCTGCCCAGCAACTTCACGGGCTTGACGGACAACTCGGGAGATATCTTAACCGAGTCCATAAAAGTGGGTGGCGATGAACATACCTATGTGAGGAGTCAATTGACGCTAGAGAGTCTCGAACACGAAGTGTTCCCTGTAGTGGTGGCTGAGGATCACGACAAAACAGTCATCAAGTGCAGGGATCTCGAGGTGACCCTTCCACCCTCCATCAAGTCCCAGGACTTTCTCGAATTCGAACCTCTGACCATTACCGAGTCGTTCGTGGCCCTGTACCTGAATACAGGTCAGGTTTACGCAGTTCCTCGAGACAAGCCTCACTTTGATCACGGTTTCTACTTTCACGGAACAAGTGAAGAGCCAAGAGAAATGGGTGGTGTTCTTGTAACAACAGAAACACTCCGGGAATGGAGACAGACTGATCGGCGCCAATTCTGGTTAGCCAACTTGGAAACACGGCAAATGGTAGATTATGCGGCAGTTTCACAAGACTCAAGCCCCGTCGCATCCTACAACGGTCTCATTTGGTGGAAGAAGGGAGTTCCTTCGAGACAGTTTGTAGTTCCTACCTTTGTGGACCTCGCGTCTCCGGACCGGGTGTACTATCGAGCCGACAGTGCCATCACCGGGCTGACCTCATTGCAAACTCGACAAGGCAGTGTATCGCGGAACTCCACCCAATTTGTCCTAGGAAAGACGGGCCTCATCTCAGGTCTGCACGTTATCGATTTGGCCTCTGGAATTGTGACCGATATTGTGACTCCCCGTGACTGGCAACGGCAGAACCACATTGAGGTCTTTGCCGGCTTCGTCGACTACAATTTCCAGGCGAGAATCATGGGCGCAGAGGAGATTAGGGACATGCATCACGAGGTGTTGCAACAGATGGAAGGACAAAGATGA
- a CDS encoding uncharacterized protein (Compare to YALI0B09757g, no similarity) — MSQTTSVTRLARLVAGKTTGDRRDIFRDSVRVFGVVQSHEFDTLRLKEVPELHALMKAQKLRQGIEDKRPEAVVTLSMAKSGLHEHLMEGTMIMVYIVIPRHMVVDNEEDYGLPPSYVNIDVVAVNVLSQMGISPQQADVMLKLVRQEALRLGQES, encoded by the coding sequence ATGTCACAGACAACATCAGTGACCCGGCTGGCTCGTCTGGTGGCCGGGAAAACGACGGGCGACAGACGCGACATTTTCCGCGACTCGGTGCGCGTTTTCGGCGTTGTTCAGTCGCATGAATTCGACACTCTAcggctcaaggaggtgccAGAGCTGCACGCGTTGATGAAGGCCCAAAAGCTGCGCCAGGGCATCGAAGACAAACGTCCCGAGGCAGTGGTGACCCTGAGCATGGCTAAGAGCGGTCTGCACGAACATCTCATGGAAGGAACCATGATCATGGTGTACATTGTGATCCCTAGACacatggtggtggacaaTGAAGAGGACTACGGATTGCCACCCTCGTATGTCAACATTGATGTCGTGGCGGTGAACGTGCTGAGCCAAATGGGAATCTCGCCGCAGCAGGCAGATGTCATGCTCAAACTGGTTAGACAGGAGGCCCTCAGATTGGGACAGGAAAGTTGA
- a CDS encoding ribosome biogenesis protein RLP24 (Compare to YALI0B09779g, similar to uniprot|Q07915 Saccharomyces cerevisiae YLR009w similarity to ribosomal protein L24.e.B, similar to Saccharomyces cerevisiae RLP24 (YLR009W); ancestral locus Anc_5.233), which produces MRVYNCHFCSSPVYPGKGIMFVRNDSKEFRFCRSKCHKNFKMKRNPRKLRWTKAFRKAAGKEMVVDSTLAFSARRDVPVRYNRDLVEKTLEAMEKVEEIRLKRERAFYKNRMRGNKAAQLEEDRKLVEAHPELLREREVELRRMQEAGEDDDDEDMSEMEVSEEEESEEEREKVEIALKSKSKRKMRA; this is translated from the coding sequence ATGCGAGTGTACAACTGTCATTTCTGCTCGTCGCCAGTGTATCCCGGTAAGGGAATCATGTTCGTGCGTAACGACTCCAAGGAGTTTCGTTTCTGCCGATCCAAGTGCCACAAGAACTTCAAGATGAAGCGAAACCCCCGAAAGCTGCGATGGACCAAGGCGTTCCGAAAGGCTGCTGGcaaggagatggtggtggattCCACCCTGGCCTTCTCTGCCCGACGAGACGTGCCCGTGCGATACAACCGAGACCTCGTGGAGAAGACTCTGGaggccatggagaaggtggaggagatccgGCTCAAGCGAGAGCGGGCCTTCTACAAGAACCGAATGCGGGGCAACAAGGCCGcccagctggaggaggaccgAAAACTGGTCGAGGCTCACcccgagctgctgcgaGAGCGAGAGGTGGAGCTCCGACGAATGCAGGAGGCCGgcgaggacgacgacgacgaagacatgtccgagatggaggtgtccgaggaggaggagtccgaggaggagcgggAGAAGGTCGAGATTGCgctcaagtccaagagCAAGCGAAAGATGCGAGCTTGA
- a CDS encoding uncharacterized protein (Compare to YALI0B09812g, similar to CA4067|IPF5924 Candida albicans IPF5924 unknown function, similar to Saccharomyces cerevisiae YNR040W; ancestral locus Anc_6.360), with product MLLVLNTARRGLLASPGKSLVQQHLRPLSMLVNRPISRAPAVPVLMAVRGKKTDSDLPRDIDPIDPRSNSLRSRIPSFPLGKEAQPTIIPKPDTPVVGPRLSFTEMMLILKNKKEPELLYEAEPHRLYFVICFCGSFVLALYGIMFGENLLSAAYMDWKMNPTDEPFVHQMFKFGLRSAVPIAFTSIFLFMSYVLARFPGRLIRRLYYLPGTYMKGVPEHMQGVDHIRFVTHPYLPGRPSPVYTVNLNQLRCGERTTIFTKDGFYGTASKSSFFFFIWEGKSWVPWVVDRSGWFWGDGRVWDVLFGKKSIKEAEKGLSEDDKIKQHWRIQDAAKAERKLKEGKSFYINEYKRGFERDFNTLKANTVGLVEDIKEKRKEDKKKALEEPQTKLTWQQKHKQKLKNKKKQ from the coding sequence ATGCTTCTCGTTTTGAACACGGCGAGGCGGGGTCTCTTGGCCTCGCCCGGCAAGTCGCTGGTTCAGCAGCATCTGCGACCGCTTTCGATGCTTGTGAATCGGCCCATTTCTCGAGCTCCAGCTGTCCCTGTTCTTATGGCTGTTCGAGGCAAAAAGACCGACTCTGATCTGCCCCGAGATATCGATCCTATTGACCCTCGAAGCAACTCGTTGCGATCTCGAATCCCATCTTTCCCTCTCGGTAAGGAGGCCCAGCCGACCATCATTCCCAAACCCGACACTCCTGTGGTCGGCCCTCGGCTCTCTTTCACTGAAATGATGCTGATCctgaaaaacaaaaaggAGCCCGAGTTGCTGTACGAAGCCGAGCCCCACCGTCTCTACTTTGTCATTTGTTTCTGTGGCTCGTTTGTGCTGGCTTTGTACGGAATCATGTTTGGAGAGAACCTGCTGAGTGCTGCCTACATGGACTGGAAGATGAACCCCACCGACGAGCCATTTGTGCACCAGATGTTCAAGTTTGGACTGAGATCTGCTGTGCCCATTGCCTTTACCTCCATTTTCCTCTTCATGTCCTACGTTCTTGCTCGTTTCCCTGGCAGACTGATCCGACGTCTGTACTACCTTCCTGGCACCTACATGAAGGGTGTTCCCGAGCACATGCAGGGCGTGGATCACATTCGGTTTGTGACCCACCCCTATCTTCCTGGTAGACCCTCTCCCGTCTACACAGTGAACCTCAACCAGCTGCGATGTGGAGAGAGGACAACCATTTTCACCAAGGACGGTTTCTACGGTACCGCCTCCAAgtcatccttcttcttcttcatctggGAAGGCAAGAGTTGGGTTCCCTGGGTGGTCGATCGATCCGGCTGGTTCTGGGGCGACGGACGAGTATGGGATGTACTGTTTGGAAAGAAAtccatcaaggaggccgaaaAGGGTCTGTCTGAGGACGACAAGATCAAACAGCACTGGCGAATCCAGGACgccgccaaggccgagcgaaagctcaaggagggcaAGTCCTTCTATATCAACGAGTACAAGCGCGGCTTTGAGCGCGACTTCAACACCCTCAAGGCTAACACCGTCGGGCTTGTGGAGGACATTaaggagaagcgaaaggaggacaaaaagaaggcGCTTGAAGAGCCCCAGACAAAGTTGACCTGGCAACAGAAGCATAAGCAGAAGTtgaagaacaagaagaagcaatAA